In a genomic window of Candidatus Microthrix parvicella Bio17-1:
- a CDS encoding DNA-3-methyladenine glycosylase family protein has translation MSGRPGASRRPGDSVERAAWPLDRAMDLQATLGRLRGGSAPTRWLRADRALWVGSRRSGPATLGLRIVDDSVLAVAVGDGAAEALDNVPTLIGLDDHHRQLFEVHPPALARLARRRTGFRMGATGDLSGALFPAVLGQRVTAGEAHGSWTALCRDLGEGAPNDPSLNVLLGEAELPTLLVPPQPRVLARLAAHELHRYGVDRSRGDLLVGLARRAATIDALVTLPPADVRRRLMTLPGVGPWTASIATRVALGDPDAVLIGDLHLPSTVAWALAREERADDDRMLELLAPYAGNRARVQQLIKSTRIRAPRRASRYKPLPIASM, from the coding sequence ATGAGCGGTCGGCCCGGTGCGTCTCGTCGCCCCGGCGACAGCGTGGAGCGTGCCGCCTGGCCACTCGACCGTGCCATGGATTTGCAGGCCACGCTGGGCCGACTGCGCGGAGGCTCCGCTCCGACCCGATGGCTCCGAGCCGACCGTGCGTTGTGGGTGGGCAGCCGGCGATCGGGTCCGGCAACGTTGGGGCTTCGGATCGTCGACGACTCGGTCCTGGCGGTGGCCGTGGGCGACGGCGCTGCCGAGGCGCTCGACAACGTCCCCACGCTGATCGGGCTGGACGATCACCATCGACAACTCTTCGAGGTCCACCCTCCTGCTCTGGCACGGTTGGCCCGCCGACGCACGGGCTTTCGGATGGGAGCCACCGGCGACCTCTCCGGCGCCTTGTTTCCTGCCGTGCTGGGCCAACGGGTCACCGCCGGAGAGGCCCACGGATCGTGGACGGCGTTGTGCCGCGACCTGGGCGAAGGCGCCCCCAACGACCCCAGCCTGAACGTGCTGCTCGGCGAGGCCGAGCTGCCGACGCTGTTGGTTCCGCCCCAACCCAGGGTGTTGGCCCGACTGGCCGCGCATGAGTTACACCGCTACGGGGTGGACCGCTCCCGGGGCGACCTTCTCGTGGGTCTGGCTCGGCGGGCAGCGACCATCGACGCCCTGGTGACGCTCCCACCTGCCGACGTGCGCCGGCGCCTGATGACCCTGCCCGGGGTGGGGCCCTGGACGGCGTCGATCGCCACCCGCGTGGCACTGGGCGACCCGGATGCCGTGTTGATCGGTGACCTGCATCTGCCATCGACCGTCGCCTGGGCGCTGGCCCGCGAGGAGCGAGCCGACGACGACCGCATGCTGGAGTTGCTTGCGCCCTATGCCGGCAACCGGGCAAGGGTTCAGCAGTTGATCAAGTCGACCCGTATTCGGGCGCCCCGCCGAGCCTCCAGGTACAAGCCTCTCCCCATCGCCTCCATGTGA
- a CDS encoding PGPGW domain-containing protein → MRGPERDATGSRKSSSDPVLGMFRRPSGSRFRRSSDVLIEPKEHGRLRAAALAAELATGKREETSADAHRSVLLRVGRMTLGFTVMLVGVIMLVIPGPGWLGIAAGLAILSKDVVWADQALHFIREKIPGVPADGRIPRSTWLVIGLLTASGIAVGIYLKTGA, encoded by the coding sequence ATGAGGGGCCCCGAGCGTGACGCAACCGGCTCCCGGAAGTCATCAAGCGACCCGGTGCTGGGCATGTTCCGGCGACCGAGCGGCTCGCGATTTCGGCGTTCGTCAGATGTGCTGATCGAGCCGAAGGAGCACGGGCGCCTGCGTGCCGCTGCGCTGGCCGCCGAACTGGCAACCGGAAAGCGGGAGGAGACCTCCGCCGACGCCCACCGCAGCGTCCTGTTGCGCGTCGGCCGGATGACGTTGGGCTTCACCGTGATGCTGGTCGGTGTCATCATGCTGGTGATTCCAGGTCCAGGGTGGCTGGGCATCGCCGCAGGTCTGGCGATCCTGTCCAAGGACGTGGTGTGGGCCGACCAGGCCCTGCACTTCATTCGCGAGAAGATCCCGGGCGTACCCGCCGACGGGCGGATCCCCCGCTCGACCTGGCTGGTCATTGGGCTGTTGACCGCGTCGGGCATCGCGGTTGGGATCTACCTCAAAACCGGTGCATGA
- a CDS encoding AMP-binding protein, with translation MDPHVPTLFDAIASHRPTAAAIRTRNHTTTWADLASRTDALAAALAATGIGRRSTADDGPAQPWECPNPRVALYLHNHPAYLEAMVGAWKAGATAMNVNYRYRATELVDLLNDGTPEAIVYHRCFTPTLHEVLTRLQIVPRLLVCVPDESDHDLLPGAILYEDLLRAAGPLDNEVRRQWSHEDRYLVYTGGTTGTPKGVLWRQSDFAVSALGFAPAALSRGVTEWARRLPPDGPATLPAPPFMHGAAHWNALAAWLKGGTVVLPEHPERFDPDAVLDAVEWGAASALIIVGDAFARPLLEADRGRHRELASLRHLLTGGATLSPAVKAQLIERWPHLTVVDVLGSSESGRQAVHRHRAVTAVHRHRAVTAVHRHRAVTAVHRHRAVTAREAVPDARVFQPDDATVILNESVSAIIEPPAAGEQSEVGWLARRGRVPLGYLGHPQRTAATFPVLDGQHLAVTGDRARYTLAGDDQLRIELLGRESACINTGGEKVFAEEVEVCLNRHPAVVDLLVAPAVDEQFGQAVGVVAALRPGASVNLDDLRQFGRLSLADYKLPRRLVVVDEVVRSPSGKPDYRWARSQLDR, from the coding sequence ATGGACCCGCACGTTCCGACGCTGTTCGACGCGATCGCCTCGCACCGCCCAACCGCCGCCGCCATTCGAACACGCAACCACACCACCACGTGGGCGGACTTGGCGTCCCGTACCGATGCGCTCGCGGCGGCACTGGCGGCCACCGGGATCGGTCGTCGCTCCACAGCAGACGATGGTCCGGCCCAACCGTGGGAGTGCCCCAACCCACGCGTGGCCCTGTACCTCCACAATCACCCGGCCTACCTGGAGGCCATGGTCGGTGCGTGGAAGGCCGGGGCAACAGCGATGAACGTCAACTACCGCTACCGCGCCACCGAACTTGTCGACCTCCTCAATGACGGCACACCGGAGGCGATCGTGTACCACCGGTGCTTCACACCAACGCTGCACGAGGTACTGACCCGGCTGCAGATCGTGCCCAGGTTGCTGGTGTGTGTGCCTGACGAGTCCGACCACGACCTTCTGCCGGGTGCGATCCTGTACGAGGACCTGCTGAGGGCGGCCGGGCCGCTGGACAACGAGGTGCGACGCCAATGGAGTCACGAGGACCGGTACCTGGTGTACACCGGCGGCACCACCGGCACGCCAAAGGGGGTGCTGTGGCGCCAGAGCGATTTTGCGGTCTCGGCGCTGGGTTTCGCCCCGGCAGCGCTCAGCCGGGGGGTCACCGAGTGGGCACGCCGGTTGCCGCCGGACGGCCCGGCCACGTTGCCTGCTCCCCCGTTCATGCACGGTGCCGCCCATTGGAACGCACTGGCCGCATGGCTCAAGGGCGGCACCGTCGTCCTGCCGGAACATCCTGAGCGATTCGATCCCGACGCGGTGCTCGATGCCGTGGAGTGGGGTGCCGCGTCGGCGCTGATCATCGTGGGGGATGCCTTCGCTCGTCCCCTGCTGGAGGCCGACCGAGGGCGTCACCGCGAGCTGGCCTCGCTGCGTCACCTGCTGACCGGCGGCGCAACCCTGTCGCCGGCGGTCAAGGCACAGCTCATCGAACGGTGGCCGCACCTCACCGTGGTGGACGTGCTCGGCAGCTCGGAGTCGGGGAGACAAGCCGTGCACAGGCATCGTGCAGTCACAGCCGTGCACAGGCATCGTGCAGTCACAGCCGTGCACAGGCATCGTGCAGTCACAGCCGTGCACAGGCATCGTGCAGTCACAGCTCGTGAGGCCGTACCGGACGCCCGGGTCTTTCAGCCCGACGACGCCACGGTCATCCTCAACGAATCGGTTTCGGCGATCATCGAGCCACCGGCCGCCGGCGAGCAGTCGGAGGTCGGATGGTTGGCCCGGCGGGGTCGGGTTCCGCTGGGGTACCTCGGCCATCCACAACGCACGGCGGCAACGTTCCCGGTACTCGACGGGCAGCACCTGGCCGTCACCGGGGACCGGGCCCGGTACACCCTCGCCGGCGACGACCAACTGCGGATCGAACTGCTGGGTCGCGAATCGGCCTGTATCAACACCGGAGGCGAAAAGGTGTTTGCCGAGGAGGTTGAGGTCTGCCTCAACCGGCACCCGGCGGTGGTCGACCTGCTGGTTGCCCCGGCCGTCGACGAGCAGTTCGGTCAGGCGGTCGGAGTCGTGGCGGCCCTGAGGCCCGGTGCCTCGGTGAACCTGGACGACCTTCGGCAGTTTGGACGCCTGTCGTTGGCCGACTACAAGCTGCCTCGACGCCTGGTGGTGGTGGACGAGGTGGTGCGCTCTCCAAGTGGCAAACCCGACTATCGCTGGGCTCGGAGCCAACTCGACCGATGA